Proteins co-encoded in one Acidobacteriota bacterium genomic window:
- a CDS encoding carbonic anhydrase, which produces MQQLIDGYSRFRSKVFPQHAKLFEKLANVQNPGTLFICCSDSRVMPEMMMQCGPGALFSCRNAGNLIPPPTETGSGVPATIEFAVRALKVQDIVVCGHSDCGAMKAILKPEALESLPVVRGWLEHAGPSARWLTRMLKTSASMSFEETLKAVTEANVIVQMQNLSMHPSVDEALKQGKLAIHGWMYDIASGGIRSLDSQQGAFFPLLPETLATPEPRTRQERKIA; this is translated from the coding sequence ATGCAGCAACTGATCGATGGCTATAGCCGGTTTCGTTCCAAGGTCTTCCCGCAACACGCAAAGCTCTTTGAGAAGCTCGCCAACGTGCAGAACCCTGGCACCTTGTTTATCTGCTGCTCCGATTCGCGCGTGATGCCCGAGATGATGATGCAGTGCGGTCCGGGCGCTCTGTTTTCATGTCGTAACGCGGGCAATCTGATTCCTCCTCCAACTGAAACAGGGAGCGGTGTTCCGGCGACGATCGAATTCGCCGTCCGCGCTCTGAAGGTCCAGGACATTGTGGTCTGCGGGCACTCCGACTGCGGAGCGATGAAGGCGATCCTGAAGCCCGAAGCGCTTGAATCCCTGCCGGTCGTGCGCGGCTGGCTGGAGCACGCGGGACCGTCGGCGCGATGGCTGACGAGGATGCTCAAGACTTCAGCGTCGATGTCGTTTGAGGAGACGTTGAAGGCCGTGACGGAGGCCAACGTCATCGTCCAGATGCAGAACCTGTCGATGCACCCCTCCGTCGACGAGGCATTGAAACAGGGCAAGCTCGCCATTCACGGATGGATGTACGACATCGCGAGTGGCGGAATCCGTAGCCTTGATTCTCAGCAGGGCGCATTCTTCCCGCTGCTCCCTGAGACGCTCGCAACACCCGAGCCACGAACCCGGCAAGAACGAAAGATCGCGTAA